From the genome of Aspergillus fumigatus Af293 chromosome 1, whole genome shotgun sequence, one region includes:
- a CDS encoding F-box protein, giving the protein MDRLATELLLHIFRSCESVSDVLNLASTCRRLRRVFNQSHKLQILIDVAEFEFGPLDEIIQLVTHNASQPAHIPRRVPMSESLLRQVVQVGLVARKWEAIYPVKKWKVDFENRRSLTDDERFRLRRAIYRLWLYHRAFHTSNFDRFSRKLRHVISERAQLLHNWSTVELAEVEDIRLIITDIVQNHICPSNGTIQRKFRKRYPESNHQLSFDIHLNYPRTSTPAGLPEWPDKADHTVNHYFYSAHPTSITESPAKYRSRFRNDFFHDPGFEGWGDEIPHYYVVQDMMKLDPGQVLWLREHAPMKEQVEAFIRSLGDWFRDNGETFGDTLQWVMNERGDDIEEFRAAIADRELGIVCP; this is encoded by the coding sequence TCGACCTGCCGAAGGCTTCGCCGTGTCTTCAACCAGTCCCACAAGCTGCAAATTCTTATTGATGTCGCGGAATTCGAGTTTGGGCCTCTAGATGAGATCATCCAGCTCGTAACACATAATGCAAGTCAACCAGCACACATCCCCCGCCGAGTTCCCATGTCCGAGTCGCTTCTCCGACAGGTAGTGCAGGTCGGACTCGTCGCACGGAAATGGGAGGCGATCTACCCGGTCAAGAAATGGAAGGTCGACTTCGAGAATCGGCGTTCCCTGACTGACGATGAACGGTTTCGGTTGCGCCGTGCTATTTATCGCCTTTGGCTATATCATCGCGCTTTCCATACTTCCAACTTCGACCGTTTCTCGCGTAAACTTCGGCATGTCATCTCTGAGCGTGCACAACTTCTGCACAACTGGTCTACAGTCGAATTGGCAGAGGTTGAGGATATTCGGCTGATCATCACCGACATCGTGCAAAATCACATCTGTCCCAGCAACGGGACTATACAGCGGAAGTTCCGCAAGCGGTATCCTGAGAGCAATCACCAGCTGTCATTTGATATTCATCTGAACTACCCGAGAACGAGTACCCCTGCAGGACTACCCGAATGGCCGGACAAGGCCGACCACACAGTCAACCATTACTTCTATTCCGCTCATCCTACAAGTATCACGGAATCGCCAGCAAAGTATAGATCGAGATTTCGCAATGACTTCTTTCACGATCCTGGCTTCGAAGGATGGGGAGACGAAATTCCCCATTATTACGTAGTCCAGGACATGATGAAGCTTGACCCCGGGCAGGTCCTCTGGTTGCGCGAACATGCGCCCATGAAGGAGCAAGTTGAAGCCTTCATACGGTCCTTGGGCGATTGGTTCCGCGATAATGGAGAGACATTCGGAGATACTCTTCAGTGGGTGATGAATGAGCGCGGTGATGACATTGAGGAGTTTAGGGCTGCTATAGCAGATCGGGAACTGGGGATCGTGTGCCCTTAG